From the genome of Oscillospiraceae bacterium:
ACGCGATTGGCAACGGCGGTTCTTCCCGGAACGGCGGCGGTGTGCGTCAGTCCGGCAGGGATCCGCGCGAGCTGCCCCTTGTTATGTGGGGCATTCAAAATATCTGGCCGTCACTCGGCGAAGAGCTTGATACCAATGTGGAGTATACGCAGAAAGGAAACCTGCGCCTGGGCAAGACGGAAGCCCACCTAAAGTCTTTGCAGAATCTGACGGACCGTGCGGTTGCCTGCGGGCTGGATGTGCGTATGATCAGTGGGGACGAAGTCCGCCAAATCAATCCCTATCTTTCGCACGAAGTCATCGGTGCCAGTTGGTGCCCGACCGACGGCCACGCAAACCCGCTGACCACGACACTCGGATACTTTAAAACTGCGCGCCGGCTTGGGGCACAGTTCATTACCGGCGAACCGGTTTTGAAAATCAGAAAAGAAAAAGGCAAAGTACACGAAGTGGTTACTCCGGATGGCACTTTTACGTGCGGGAAAGTGCTTGCGGCGGCGGGTTATGATACACGTACGCTGACCGCGCCGCTGGGTGTTGATATCCCGATGCGAAAGAAAAAGTCCGAATGCCTTGTTACAGAGGCAGAACCGCCCCTGTTTGCGCAGATGCTCGGTACAGCCGAGGCCGATTTTTACGGTCATCAGACAAAGCATGGCTCTTTTGTTTTTGGCGGTTCTACCGGCCTTGAGCTTTACGGACCGGATGATGGACCAGCACAGGGTTCTACGAGTCTGTCTGCGCCGTGTACCTGCCGCGGCATTATGAAGTATTTCCCCGCACTTTCCGATGCGAAAATTGTACGCACATGGGCCGGCTGGACGGATGTATGTGCCGATGGCATTCCAGTTATCGGTCCGGCAGACGGCGTGCCCGGGCTGTACATTGCCTGCGGTTTTACCGGACATGGCTTTGGCATTGGGCCGGCTGCTGCCTACAGCATTGCTGAAATGATGACTTGCGGCACCCCGCCGGTCGATATGAGACCTTTTCGTTGTGCCCGCTTTAAAGCAAAGATTTAAGATTACCCTATATATAACAAGGCGGCCCCCCGGTACAGGATATCTGTACCGGGGGGCCGCCTTCATAAAGCTATGATTGGCAGATGTGTGCAACAATTTTTGACCAGGTCTTTTTCATGCTTTGAAACTGCCGGTTATGTTCCGGCACTTTTTCCGCGTAGTGCTGC
Proteins encoded in this window:
- a CDS encoding FAD-binding oxidoreductase, with translation MNQSSDVVIIGSGIVGSATAYYLAKKGVSVTVLEASDAIGNGGSSRNGGGVRQSGRDPRELPLVMWGIQNIWPSLGEELDTNVEYTQKGNLRLGKTEAHLKSLQNLTDRAVACGLDVRMISGDEVRQINPYLSHEVIGASWCPTDGHANPLTTTLGYFKTARRLGAQFITGEPVLKIRKEKGKVHEVVTPDGTFTCGKVLAAAGYDTRTLTAPLGVDIPMRKKKSECLVTEAEPPLFAQMLGTAEADFYGHQTKHGSFVFGGSTGLELYGPDDGPAQGSTSLSAPCTCRGIMKYFPALSDAKIVRTWAGWTDVCADGIPVIGPADGVPGLYIACGFTGHGFGIGPAAAYSIAEMMTCGTPPVDMRPFRCARFKAKI